A stretch of the Proteus sp. ZN5 genome encodes the following:
- a CDS encoding NUDIX domain-containing protein: MNEQDFLASYNRRDFLSPLITVDAVLFTYHEEQLKVLLVKRGEHPEKGKWGLPGGFVDEAQDKCLEDTVLRKLKEKTGVIPPYIEQLCSVGNSQRDVRGWSVTVCYTALIAHQACEAHIDTVDSVMWCPIDEIAQQSLAFDHHKLIAQARERLKQKSLYSIVPGFALPEVFTLPELQHVHEILIGKEIQKKSFRRRIEQADLLIDTGEKRAERGRPASLYRLKEASADYRFIRNLEF; encoded by the coding sequence ATGAATGAACAAGATTTTTTAGCCAGTTATAACCGTCGTGATTTCCTATCTCCACTGATCACCGTTGATGCCGTACTGTTTACTTATCATGAAGAGCAGTTAAAAGTGTTATTGGTGAAAAGAGGGGAGCATCCTGAAAAAGGAAAATGGGGTTTACCCGGTGGATTTGTTGATGAGGCGCAGGACAAATGCCTTGAAGATACGGTGCTAAGAAAATTAAAAGAGAAAACGGGCGTGATCCCCCCTTATATTGAGCAACTCTGTTCAGTAGGAAATAGCCAGCGTGATGTAAGAGGTTGGTCGGTGACGGTTTGTTATACCGCGTTGATTGCACATCAAGCCTGTGAAGCACATATTGATACCGTGGATTCGGTGATGTGGTGCCCTATTGATGAGATTGCACAACAAAGCTTAGCGTTTGATCACCATAAATTAATTGCCCAAGCGAGAGAGCGATTAAAGCAAAAATCACTTTATTCGATTGTTCCCGGATTTGCATTACCAGAAGTATTTACCTTGCCAGAATTGCAACATGTTCATGAAATTCTGATTGGTAAAGAGATCCAGAAAAAGTCATTTAGACGACGTATCGAACAAGCAGATTTATTGATTGATACTGGAGAAAAACGTGCAGAAAGAGGACGCCCTGCAAGTCTGTATCGACTTAAAGAGGCATCCGCGGATTATCGTTTTATTCGAAACCTTGAGTTTTAA
- a CDS encoding lipopolysaccharide kinase InaA family protein, giving the protein MAEIITCTTQSGKTVQYVNEIIGSGSMKDVYFSPDRTYVVAFYKTKQNAQAKDRIDMITGSYRHNIFEQSGGEYWKNLFCWPTDVVEHQGKIGIVVPTYQSHFFFKYGSKNNDFLAIKGREKEGKWFASANNQNKFLDPRERGNLLNYLKVCLLLSRAVRRMHAAGLCHSDLSYKNVLIDPEQGHACVIDIDGLVVPGKYPPDVVGTPDFIAPEVVKTSHLPKEDPNRILPSITTDRHALAVLIYMYLFYRHPLRGGKIHDLDDEMRDETLSMGEKALFIEHPTDRSNAVKLNQVKPSSLPWADPEKIPYTIMGPYLTPLFERAFITGLHDPSQRPTADEWETALVKTVDLVQPCQNKDCEQQWYVFSGKTQPVCPYCHTPYKGQLPILNLYSSRKAGSFRPDDHRLMVWSNQSLFPWHVNRLIAPNERTTDEQKKRVGYFVYHNSTWWLVNERIDGLMVLPEKKQIALGDKIALTDGLQFVLSTEEGGRLVVVQLVSN; this is encoded by the coding sequence ATGGCAGAGATCATTACCTGTACTACACAAAGTGGAAAAACAGTTCAGTACGTCAATGAAATTATTGGCTCTGGCTCAATGAAAGATGTCTATTTTTCCCCTGACCGAACCTATGTTGTTGCCTTCTATAAAACAAAACAGAATGCACAAGCCAAAGATAGAATCGATATGATAACAGGCTCCTATCGACATAATATCTTTGAGCAAAGTGGCGGTGAATATTGGAAAAACCTCTTTTGCTGGCCAACAGATGTTGTCGAACATCAAGGAAAAATTGGTATTGTTGTTCCTACTTATCAATCCCACTTTTTCTTTAAATATGGTTCTAAAAACAACGATTTTCTGGCGATAAAAGGTCGAGAAAAAGAAGGTAAATGGTTTGCAAGTGCAAACAACCAAAATAAATTTCTCGATCCTCGCGAAAGAGGCAATCTATTAAATTATCTGAAAGTCTGTTTACTGCTATCTCGTGCCGTGCGCCGAATGCATGCCGCAGGCTTATGCCATAGTGATTTAAGCTATAAAAACGTCCTTATCGATCCTGAACAAGGTCATGCTTGTGTCATTGATATTGACGGTTTAGTGGTTCCCGGTAAATACCCACCGGATGTTGTAGGAACACCTGATTTTATTGCGCCAGAAGTAGTAAAAACTAGCCATTTACCGAAAGAAGATCCTAATCGTATCTTGCCAAGCATTACGACCGATAGGCACGCACTTGCGGTATTAATCTATATGTATCTGTTTTATCGTCATCCATTACGTGGCGGTAAAATTCACGATCTTGACGATGAAATGCGTGATGAAACACTGTCTATGGGTGAAAAAGCATTGTTTATTGAGCATCCAACCGATCGTAGTAATGCGGTAAAATTGAATCAGGTAAAACCGTCATCTCTACCTTGGGCAGATCCTGAAAAAATCCCATACACGATAATGGGACCATACCTAACGCCTCTTTTTGAAAGGGCTTTTATTACAGGGTTACACGATCCTTCCCAACGTCCTACTGCTGATGAATGGGAAACCGCTTTAGTCAAAACGGTAGATTTAGTTCAGCCTTGTCAGAATAAAGATTGTGAACAGCAATGGTATGTTTTTTCAGGAAAAACACAGCCCGTTTGTCCTTATTGTCATACCCCATATAAAGGACAATTGCCGATTTTAAATCTCTACTCTTCACGTAAAGCCGGTAGCTTTAGACCCGACGATCACCGCTTAATGGTTTGGAGTAATCAATCACTGTTTCCTTGGCATGTTAATCGCCTTATTGCGCCGAATGAACGCACCACCGATGAACAGAAAAAGCGTGTAGGTTATTTTGTTTATCACAATTCAACATGGTGGCTTGTTAATGAGCGTATTGATGGATTAATGGTATTGCCGGAGAAAAAGCAAATAGCACTTGGCGATAAAATTGCCCTAACTGATGGTTTGCAATTTGTATTATCGACAGAAGAAGGCGGGCGACTTGTTGTGGTGCAATTAGTGTCTAATTAA
- the tetR(H) gene encoding tetracycline resistance transcriptional repressor TetR(H) → MAKLDKEQVIDNALILLNEVGIEGLTTRKLAQKIGIEQPTLYWHVKNKRALLDALAETILQKHHHHVLPLPNETWQDFLRNNAKSFRQALLMYRDGGKIHAGTRPSESQFETSEQQLQFLCDAGFSLSQAVYALSSIAHFTLGSVLETQEHQESQKEREKVETDTVAYPPLLTQAVAIMDSDNGDAAFLFVLDVMISGLETVLKSAQ, encoded by the coding sequence ATGGCAAAGCTAGATAAAGAACAAGTTATTGATAATGCGTTGATTTTACTTAATGAAGTTGGTATTGAAGGATTAACAACGCGTAAGCTGGCGCAAAAAATAGGTATTGAGCAACCCACATTGTATTGGCATGTAAAAAATAAACGCGCTTTGTTAGATGCATTAGCAGAAACTATTTTGCAAAAGCACCATCATCATGTTTTGCCATTGCCGAATGAAACATGGCAGGACTTTTTGCGAAATAACGCGAAAAGTTTTCGCCAAGCCTTATTAATGTATCGTGATGGTGGCAAAATTCATGCGGGAACACGCCCGTCTGAAAGCCAATTTGAGACATCAGAACAGCAACTACAGTTTTTGTGTGATGCTGGGTTTAGTCTATCTCAAGCCGTGTATGCATTAAGCTCTATTGCGCATTTTACATTAGGCTCCGTACTGGAAACTCAAGAGCATCAAGAAAGCCAAAAAGAGCGTGAAAAAGTAGAGACGGATACTGTTGCCTATCCGCCATTATTAACCCAAGCCGTTGCAATTATGGATAGTGATAATGGTGATGCTGCATTTTTGTTTGTCCTTGATGTGATGATCTCTGGACTTGAAACAGTATTAAAGAGCGCTCAATAA
- a CDS encoding TerY-C metal binding domain-containing protein: protein MRRLPIFFVLDCSESMIGENLKKMNDGLTTIISDLRRDPHALETAYVSIIAFAGVAKTIVPLTEIVSFYPPQLPLGGGTSLGSALRELSHQIDTQVKKTTLEQKGDWKPVVYLLTDGRPTDDYAQEIKRWKDHYANKVNLIAIGLGLSADLHVLSQLTENVLLFTETQEGDFTRFIKWITMSVVSHSRSVGEEPPPLLSQTEHIVRLAKDDVARAYDESCVTFVGRCSHTRSPYLMKYERPPMKASGLDFNLNLNGFNLTGCYTLNEDYFAWSDLSATAYQVNTSELHGTPGCPYCGNATAFAVCQCGKLLCVNGPETVICPWCDNNITFGDNSNQSDFDVTRGKG, encoded by the coding sequence ATGAGAAGGCTACCCATTTTCTTTGTTTTAGATTGTTCAGAATCGATGATCGGTGAAAACCTAAAAAAGATGAATGACGGTCTAACAACTATTATTAGCGATCTAAGACGTGATCCGCACGCCCTTGAAACTGCTTATGTTTCTATTATCGCCTTTGCTGGCGTTGCAAAAACGATTGTTCCACTCACTGAAATCGTCTCTTTTTATCCTCCTCAACTTCCATTAGGAGGAGGCACTTCATTAGGCAGTGCATTACGAGAACTTTCACACCAAATCGACACTCAAGTAAAAAAAACCACCCTTGAGCAAAAAGGCGATTGGAAGCCTGTCGTTTACCTTTTAACAGATGGCAGGCCTACCGATGATTACGCACAAGAGATCAAGCGCTGGAAAGATCACTACGCCAACAAAGTTAACTTAATTGCGATTGGATTAGGCTTAAGTGCAGACTTACATGTACTGTCACAATTAACTGAAAATGTACTGTTATTTACCGAAACACAAGAAGGCGATTTTACTCGTTTTATTAAATGGATAACGATGTCAGTGGTTTCTCATAGCCGAAGTGTTGGCGAAGAGCCACCGCCACTTTTAAGTCAAACAGAGCATATTGTTCGTCTTGCGAAAGATGATGTCGCTCGTGCTTATGATGAATCTTGTGTCACTTTTGTCGGTCGTTGTAGCCACACTCGCTCACCTTATTTAATGAAATACGAACGCCCACCCATGAAAGCTTCAGGGCTAGATTTTAATCTTAACCTTAATGGTTTTAACTTAACGGGTTGCTACACCTTAAATGAAGATTACTTTGCATGGAGTGATCTCAGCGCCACGGCGTATCAAGTTAATACCAGTGAACTTCATGGCACACCGGGTTGCCCTTATTGTGGCAATGCCACTGCTTTTGCCGTTTGCCAATGTGGCAAATTGCTCTGTGTAAATGGCCCTGAAACTGTTATTTGCCCTTGGTGTGATAACAACATCACTTTTGGGGATAACAGCAACCAATCTGACTTTGATGTCACACGAGGTAAAGGCTAA
- a CDS encoding VWA domain-containing protein, producing MRRLPVYLLIDTSGSMRGESIHAVNVGIQTMLNALRQDPYALESVHISIITYDNEAREFIPLTALEDFQFSDITVPSSGGTFTGAALECLIKCVDRDIKRSDGDQKGDWRPLVFLMTDGTPSDAYAYGEAIKEVKKRSFGSIIACAVGPKAKHDHLKELTSQVVALETLDSNAFSGFFKWVSASVASGSSSAGVNTDKDTLPPPPPEIQLVL from the coding sequence ATGAGAAGACTTCCCGTTTACCTATTAATTGATACCTCAGGATCAATGAGAGGTGAATCTATTCATGCGGTTAACGTGGGGATACAAACAATGCTTAATGCATTGAGGCAAGATCCTTACGCATTAGAAAGCGTGCATATCTCTATCATTACCTATGATAATGAGGCGCGTGAATTTATCCCATTAACCGCATTAGAGGATTTCCAATTCTCTGATATCACGGTACCGAGTTCTGGCGGCACTTTCACGGGTGCTGCGCTGGAATGTTTAATCAAGTGTGTCGATCGTGATATTAAGCGCTCTGATGGTGACCAAAAAGGTGACTGGCGCCCTCTCGTCTTTTTAATGACTGATGGCACACCTTCTGATGCTTATGCTTATGGTGAAGCGATTAAAGAAGTGAAAAAACGTTCATTTGGTTCGATCATCGCTTGCGCTGTTGGCCCAAAAGCTAAACACGATCACCTTAAAGAGCTAACATCTCAAGTAGTGGCTTTAGAAACGCTAGACTCCAATGCCTTCTCTGGCTTTTTTAAATGGGTTTCTGCCAGTGTTGCATCCGGCAGTTCAAGTGCAGGCGTGAATACGGATAAAGATACCCTACCGCCACCGCCTCCTGAAATCCAACTGGTACTGTGA
- a CDS encoding PP2C family serine/threonine-protein phosphatase gives MDKKALLTKLIIDDTLTQQRIPVHEDLVIALYEDAEIAQHIDFIIDKIKTKTAEKITTQDKAQPILLLLPPARDLASEETSLPEESSLKPGQIPTHSSPMPTEKPIIQRPTAKITLSNAKVGTVFNSTLNIELDTLEIAEIETVDFPETLGISFDPESRCLVGMPTKSGNFTLVVHWSVNNTRYHNDVLLIINPDPRSLWQINEPPADSPYPKAHIDSKLILEEDIRIAGASRRGRSHEHAGTFRDDDFYIHHDDQSQWNILIVADGAGSARYSREGSRIAINTVSHYLKSQLSEGNEAFKPHLETIHQWNDNNAINQVGSFFAQLFRNAAQLAINNLKNEAIHINEPVKSFSTTLLATVSLRINDELFAASFWMGDGAIAAYGPAGKVRILGIPDSGEYAGQTRFLDDSALNDAEFNRRIIIGKWKEISHLILMTDGVSDPVFETDNGLQDPNKWAALIDEISPCLASPENADKALAEWLNFFSAGNHDDRTLVVAW, from the coding sequence ATGGATAAAAAAGCCCTACTCACAAAACTGATTATTGATGACACGCTGACACAACAGCGCATTCCTGTACATGAAGATCTGGTTATTGCGCTGTATGAAGATGCGGAAATCGCTCAACATATTGATTTTATTATTGATAAAATCAAAACAAAAACGGCAGAAAAAATAACAACGCAAGACAAAGCACAGCCTATTCTTCTGTTATTACCACCAGCTCGCGATTTAGCCTCTGAAGAAACGTCATTACCAGAAGAGAGCTCATTAAAACCGGGGCAAATTCCAACACACTCATCGCCAATGCCAACAGAAAAACCGATTATTCAACGTCCTACGGCAAAAATTACCCTTTCTAATGCCAAAGTAGGTACAGTGTTTAACTCTACGCTCAATATCGAGCTAGATACCCTCGAAATTGCCGAAATTGAAACGGTTGATTTTCCTGAAACACTTGGAATAAGTTTTGATCCTGAAAGTCGTTGCTTAGTGGGTATGCCAACAAAAAGTGGCAATTTCACATTGGTTGTCCATTGGTCTGTTAATAACACTCGCTATCACAATGACGTCTTATTAATCATCAATCCTGATCCTCGTAGCTTATGGCAAATCAACGAGCCTCCCGCAGACAGCCCTTATCCTAAAGCACATATAGATAGCAAACTTATTCTTGAAGAAGATATTCGTATTGCAGGTGCCAGTCGTCGCGGTCGCTCTCATGAACATGCAGGCACATTCCGTGATGATGATTTTTATATTCACCACGATGACCAAAGCCAGTGGAACATTTTAATTGTCGCAGACGGTGCGGGTAGTGCGCGCTATTCTCGTGAAGGTTCACGTATTGCTATCAATACTGTAAGCCACTATTTAAAATCGCAGTTAAGCGAGGGGAATGAAGCATTCAAACCTCATCTTGAAACCATCCATCAATGGAATGACAATAACGCCATTAATCAAGTGGGAAGCTTCTTTGCTCAACTCTTTCGTAATGCGGCGCAATTAGCAATTAATAACCTCAAAAACGAGGCTATTCATATCAATGAGCCTGTAAAATCTTTTTCGACTACGTTATTAGCCACGGTTTCTTTGCGTATCAATGATGAGTTATTTGCTGCCTCATTTTGGATGGGCGATGGTGCTATTGCGGCTTATGGCCCAGCAGGAAAAGTGCGCATTTTAGGTATTCCTGATAGTGGTGAATATGCAGGACAAACCCGTTTTCTTGATGATAGTGCGCTCAACGATGCTGAGTTTAATCGACGCATTATTATTGGTAAGTGGAAAGAAATTTCACATCTTATTTTAATGACGGACGGGGTGTCTGATCCGGTATTTGAAACAGATAATGGCTTACAAGATCCCAATAAATGGGCTGCACTCATTGATGAAATATCGCCTTGTTTAGCCTCTCCTGAAAATGCAGATAAAGCATTGGCTGAATGGCTGAATTTCTTTTCAGCAGGCAATCACGATGACCGCACTCTGGTTGTGGCTTGGTAA
- the tet(H) gene encoding tetracycline efflux MFS transporter Tet(H) produces the protein MNKSIIIILLITILDAIGIGLIMPVLPTLLNEFVSENSLATHYGVLLALYATMQVIFAPILGRLSDKYGRKPILLFSLLGAALDYLLMAFSTTLWMLYIGRIIAGITGATGAVCASAMSDVTPTKNRTRYFGFLGGAFGVGLIIGPMLGGLLGEISAHTPFIFAAISHSILLILSLLFFRETQKREALVANSTPENQTASNSVTGVIKKSLYFWLAAYFIIQFIGQIPATIWVLFTQYRFDWNTTSVGMSLAVLGVLHIFFQAVVAGKLAQKWGEKTTIMISMSIDMMGCLLLAWVGQVWVILPALICLAAGGMGQPALQGYLSKSVDDNAQGKLQGMLVSLTNITGIIGPLLFAFIYSYSIAYWDGLLWLMGAIFYAALLITAYFHQRKTTPKTVISAS, from the coding sequence ATGAATAAATCAATTATTATTATACTGCTGATCACCATATTAGATGCCATTGGTATCGGGCTTATCATGCCAGTACTCCCTACGCTATTAAATGAATTTGTCAGTGAAAATTCACTGGCAACTCATTACGGTGTGCTATTAGCGCTCTATGCTACCATGCAGGTTATTTTTGCCCCTATTCTAGGGCGGCTGTCTGATAAATACGGCAGAAAACCTATCTTGCTTTTTTCCCTTTTAGGCGCGGCACTCGACTACCTTTTAATGGCATTCTCAACCACACTTTGGATGCTCTATATTGGGCGCATCATTGCGGGGATCACGGGTGCAACAGGTGCCGTATGTGCATCAGCGATGAGCGATGTGACTCCTACTAAAAACCGAACTCGCTATTTTGGTTTCTTAGGCGGCGCTTTTGGTGTTGGTCTTATTATTGGCCCAATGCTGGGGGGATTATTAGGTGAAATCAGTGCTCATACGCCATTTATCTTTGCCGCTATTTCACACTCGATTTTATTAATACTCTCTTTGCTCTTTTTCCGTGAAACACAAAAAAGAGAAGCACTTGTTGCAAATAGCACACCTGAAAACCAAACCGCATCAAATTCAGTCACTGGCGTTATTAAGAAAAGCCTCTACTTTTGGTTAGCAGCCTATTTTATTATCCAGTTTATCGGGCAAATTCCAGCCACCATCTGGGTGCTGTTTACACAATACCGTTTTGATTGGAACACAACCTCTGTCGGCATGTCTTTGGCTGTTCTAGGTGTATTACATATTTTCTTTCAGGCGGTTGTTGCTGGAAAATTAGCACAGAAATGGGGCGAAAAAACCACCATTATGATCAGTATGTCTATTGATATGATGGGGTGTTTATTATTAGCGTGGGTAGGCCAAGTTTGGGTTATCTTGCCAGCATTAATTTGCTTAGCCGCTGGAGGTATGGGGCAACCCGCTTTACAAGGCTATTTATCAAAATCTGTCGATGATAATGCACAAGGGAAATTACAAGGTATGCTGGTGAGCCTAACCAATATTACTGGAATTATTGGTCCTCTCTTATTTGCCTTTATTTATAGTTATAGCATTGCTTATTGGGATGGTCTGTTATGGCTGATGGGGGCAATATTTTATGCCGCGTTGCTTATTACCGCTTATTTTCACCAAAGAAAAACCACTCCTAAAACTGTTATTTCAGCATCTTAA
- a CDS encoding SPFH domain-containing protein: protein MFNLNYFKADSSTFIIKSVSGRVRQQGKGLSFWYNSATTSIAALPLNAQEAPFIFNFQTSDFQGLRIQGQISFQVKTPEKAAEVLNFNLSKNGKSYASEDPLKLSDRVVRIAQTLIQAKIQSTPLREALLLSQSLVTLVMEQLIEHPSLEALGIAILDVSIAAITPSPETLKALEAEARESLLKEADDAIYARRKFSVEQERTIKEAELETDLSVQRKRQEIEEARLENERTLLREQAEIEKERLEAKVNAEAKRKELVALSAENQRTQSEADAYAIEATMRAYRELPVENLKAMALAKMDSQQLMAMAFETLALNSGKIGELNITPDLFSQFMKKGSK from the coding sequence ATGTTTAACTTAAATTACTTTAAAGCTGATTCATCAACATTCATTATCAAATCCGTCAGTGGTCGCGTTCGCCAACAAGGTAAAGGCTTGAGTTTTTGGTATAACTCCGCCACAACCTCTATTGCGGCATTACCTTTAAACGCGCAAGAAGCACCATTTATTTTTAACTTCCAAACCTCAGACTTTCAGGGTTTACGCATTCAAGGGCAAATTTCATTTCAGGTTAAAACACCTGAAAAAGCCGCAGAAGTACTCAACTTTAACTTGAGCAAAAACGGCAAATCGTATGCCTCTGAAGATCCACTCAAACTCAGTGATAGAGTTGTACGTATTGCACAAACCTTAATTCAAGCAAAGATCCAAAGTACACCACTTAGAGAAGCGTTATTACTTAGTCAATCATTAGTGACTTTGGTAATGGAGCAATTAATTGAACATCCCTCATTAGAGGCATTAGGTATTGCGATTTTAGATGTCTCTATAGCGGCAATCACACCATCACCAGAAACCTTAAAAGCGCTAGAAGCCGAAGCGAGAGAATCCTTACTGAAAGAAGCCGATGATGCCATTTATGCTCGTCGTAAATTCTCAGTAGAACAAGAGCGCACCATTAAAGAGGCTGAATTAGAAACCGATTTATCTGTTCAACGTAAACGCCAAGAGATTGAAGAAGCACGTTTAGAAAACGAACGTACATTACTACGCGAACAAGCTGAGATTGAAAAAGAGCGCCTTGAAGCAAAAGTTAATGCGGAAGCAAAACGTAAAGAACTAGTCGCATTAAGTGCTGAAAATCAGCGAACACAATCAGAAGCGGATGCTTATGCGATTGAAGCTACCATGCGCGCTTATCGTGAATTACCCGTTGAGAACCTAAAAGCAATGGCTCTAGCAAAAATGGACTCACAACAATTAATGGCAATGGCATTCGAAACCTTAGCTCTGAATTCAGGAAAAATCGGCGAGTTGAATATCACACCTGATTTATTTAGCCAATTTATGAAAAAGGGCAGCAAATAA
- a CDS encoding sugar kinase: MQRNEDFRFVLVMRKSRLQELIERFNTWSQAKFYLEHNNVEVKDYLNEHNLYQKQLTEAELILKSLGRFQLLERGLLPSYQFSSHDIVVVIGQDGLVANTLKYLNGQPIIAINPDPSRWDGKLLPFEIGQLKETVIDTINKKMPFKTVTFAQATTNDGQSLLAVNDLFIGPKSHTSAQYILQWNGAEEVQSSSGIIVSTGLGSTGWFQSILAGAMAITGEASHPLLQGFSWSDRKLQFSVREPFPSRTTGVALTFGTIEPDSPLQLGSLMPENGVIFSDGIEDDYLQFNAGCIAHIGIADIQGQLISQKGRQRI; the protein is encoded by the coding sequence ATGCAACGTAACGAAGATTTTCGCTTTGTGCTGGTGATGAGAAAAAGCCGCTTACAGGAATTAATTGAGCGCTTTAATACCTGGTCACAAGCTAAATTCTATTTAGAACACAACAATGTTGAGGTAAAGGATTACCTCAATGAACACAATTTATATCAAAAGCAACTCACAGAAGCTGAGTTGATTTTAAAATCATTAGGACGATTTCAACTTTTAGAAAGAGGTTTATTACCTAGCTATCAATTCTCATCTCACGATATTGTGGTGGTGATTGGTCAAGATGGGCTTGTTGCCAATACGCTGAAATACCTTAATGGACAGCCCATTATTGCTATAAATCCTGATCCATCAAGATGGGATGGTAAATTATTACCCTTTGAAATAGGACAATTAAAAGAGACAGTTATTGATACCATTAATAAAAAAATGCCATTTAAAACGGTCACTTTTGCACAAGCAACAACCAATGATGGTCAATCCTTATTAGCGGTTAATGACTTATTTATTGGCCCTAAAAGCCACACTTCCGCACAGTATATTTTGCAATGGAATGGCGCTGAAGAAGTGCAATCTTCATCAGGCATTATTGTATCAACAGGATTGGGATCAACGGGGTGGTTTCAATCTATTCTTGCTGGTGCGATGGCAATTACAGGAGAAGCTTCGCACCCTCTATTACAAGGCTTTAGCTGGAGTGATCGAAAGCTACAATTTAGTGTAAGAGAGCCATTTCCAAGTAGAACAACAGGTGTTGCACTGACTTTTGGCACTATTGAGCCTGACTCACCACTGCAATTAGGATCTTTGATGCCAGAGAATGGCGTAATTTTCTCTGATGGCATCGAAGATGACTATTTACAATTTAATGCAGGTTGTATTGCTCACATTGGTATTGCTGACATACAAGGGCAACTAATTAGCCAAAAAGGGCGTCAGCGAATTTAG
- a CDS encoding TerD family protein has translation MSVSLKKGQGVSLKKNEYDLSSVTIGLGWDINEEKRGFLGGLFGKKSEEYDLDVIAFLCGENGKVNDLGKIEGGQPSLVNGDIIFFNSLQHKSGQIWLTGDNRTGAGDGDDEQIIVKLNTLDPKFTKIVFIVQIYNGRELQQHFGKVQNAFIRAVDAKNIEMARFDLSGGEAFNNQRSMLFAELVREENGWKLNAIGEPSSSDSFISYLKDFT, from the coding sequence ATGTCTGTTAGTTTAAAAAAAGGACAAGGCGTCAGTTTAAAGAAAAATGAATATGACCTTTCCTCTGTCACTATCGGTTTAGGCTGGGATATCAACGAAGAAAAACGCGGATTTCTTGGCGGGCTTTTTGGTAAAAAAAGCGAAGAATACGATTTAGATGTTATCGCCTTCTTATGTGGCGAAAACGGCAAAGTAAACGATTTAGGCAAAATTGAAGGTGGGCAACCTTCCCTCGTCAATGGCGATATTATTTTCTTTAATAGCCTACAACATAAATCAGGACAGATTTGGTTAACGGGTGATAACAGAACTGGTGCAGGCGATGGAGACGATGAGCAGATCATCGTGAAATTAAATACACTTGATCCTAAATTTACCAAAATTGTCTTTATTGTTCAGATTTACAATGGTCGAGAGCTACAACAACACTTCGGTAAAGTACAAAACGCCTTTATCCGCGCTGTTGATGCAAAAAATATTGAAATGGCTCGTTTTGATTTATCAGGAGGCGAAGCCTTCAACAACCAACGTTCAATGCTGTTTGCTGAATTAGTCAGAGAAGAAAATGGCTGGAAACTTAACGCCATTGGTGAGCCTTCAAGTTCAGATAGCTTTATTTCTTACTTAAAGGACTTTACCTAA
- a CDS encoding TonB family protein, translated as MKIKLAILSLFCSTILLNGCATQSIQSDTQSNLLLKPKLADKPEKMTQSEIKESNLTVKNYPKNLLRIYPNYPVKAAFNRIEGELKVKFDVDENGHVQNIRMLDTPLVDVFGLSLIHALEQWRYETGKPAKDLNLVIEFKF; from the coding sequence ATGAAAATAAAATTAGCTATTTTAAGTTTATTTTGCAGCACTATTTTACTAAATGGATGTGCTACTCAATCAATACAGTCGGATACTCAATCTAATTTGTTATTGAAACCAAAATTAGCTGATAAACCAGAGAAAATGACTCAAAGTGAAATAAAAGAGTCAAATCTTACGGTTAAAAATTATCCTAAGAATTTATTACGAATATATCCTAATTATCCTGTAAAAGCGGCTTTTAATAGGATAGAAGGTGAATTAAAGGTTAAATTTGATGTTGATGAAAATGGGCATGTACAAAATATTAGGATGTTAGACACACCTTTAGTGGATGTTTTTGGTTTGTCACTTATTCATGCATTGGAACAATGGCGCTATGAAACAGGAAAACCAGCCAAAGATTTAAATTTGGTTATAGAATTTAAGTTTTGA